Proteins from a genomic interval of Halopseudomonas litoralis:
- the oadA gene encoding sodium-extruding oxaloacetate decarboxylase subunit alpha, giving the protein MSKKRINVTDTILRDAHQSLLATRMRTEDMLPICPRLDQVGYWSLEVWGGATFDSCVRFLKEDPWERLRQLRAALPNTRLQMLLRGQNLLGYRHYSDDVVRAFVAKAAVNGIDVFRIFDAMNDVRNLRTAISAVKAAGKHAQGTICYTTSPVHTVELFVEQAKTLEAMGVDSLAIKDMAGLLTPFATGELVEALKAATSLPVFIHSHDTAGLAAMCQLKAIECGADNIDTAIGSMAWGTSHPGTESMVAALKGTPYDTGLDLELIQEISMYFMEVRKKYHQFESPFTGVDTRVQINQVPGGMMSNLANQLKEQGALNRIQEVFDEIPRVREDLGFPPLVTPTSQIVGTQAVFNVLAGERYKTITNEVKLYLQGRYGQAPGTINPELQVRGIGDEHVIDVRPADLLKPEMDRLRNEIGNLAKSEEDVLTFAMFPDIGRKFLEERAAGTLEPEVLLPIPDGDSKPAAAEGVATEFMIDVHGESYRIDITGVGVKGDGTRHFYLSVDGMPEEVVLEELNQFVGGAGGKARQHATKPGHVTTSMPGNVVDVLVAEGDKVKAGQAVLISEAMKMESEIQAAINGTVKAVHVAKGDRVNPGEILIEIEA; this is encoded by the coding sequence ATGAGCAAGAAACGCATCAACGTTACCGATACCATCCTGCGCGATGCCCATCAGTCGCTGCTGGCTACCCGCATGCGCACCGAGGACATGCTGCCGATCTGCCCCAGGCTGGATCAGGTCGGCTATTGGTCGCTGGAAGTCTGGGGTGGTGCCACCTTTGACTCCTGTGTGCGCTTCCTCAAGGAAGATCCCTGGGAGCGTCTGCGCCAGCTGCGCGCCGCCCTGCCCAATACCCGCCTGCAGATGCTGCTGCGCGGGCAGAACCTGCTCGGCTACCGTCATTACAGCGATGACGTGGTCCGCGCCTTCGTTGCCAAGGCCGCAGTCAACGGCATCGATGTGTTCCGCATTTTCGACGCGATGAATGACGTCCGTAACCTGCGTACCGCCATCTCTGCGGTCAAGGCCGCCGGCAAGCATGCCCAGGGCACCATCTGCTATACCACCAGCCCGGTGCATACAGTTGAACTGTTCGTCGAACAGGCCAAGACTCTGGAAGCCATGGGCGTCGATTCCCTGGCAATCAAGGACATGGCCGGTCTGCTGACGCCCTTTGCCACCGGTGAGCTGGTCGAGGCGCTGAAGGCGGCCACCAGCCTGCCGGTATTCATCCACTCCCATGACACCGCCGGCCTGGCTGCCATGTGTCAGCTGAAAGCCATCGAGTGCGGTGCAGATAACATCGATACCGCCATCGGTTCCATGGCCTGGGGCACCAGCCATCCGGGCACCGAGTCCATGGTCGCGGCGCTCAAAGGCACGCCCTATGACACCGGGCTGGATCTGGAGCTGATCCAGGAGATCAGCATGTACTTCATGGAAGTACGCAAGAAATACCACCAGTTCGAAAGTCCCTTCACCGGTGTGGATACCCGCGTGCAGATCAACCAGGTGCCGGGCGGCATGATGTCCAACCTGGCCAACCAGCTGAAGGAACAGGGCGCGCTGAACCGCATTCAGGAAGTGTTCGACGAGATTCCGCGGGTGCGTGAAGACCTCGGCTTCCCGCCGCTGGTGACACCGACCTCGCAGATCGTCGGCACGCAGGCGGTGTTCAACGTGCTGGCCGGCGAACGCTACAAAACCATCACCAACGAAGTGAAGCTGTATCTGCAGGGCCGCTACGGCCAGGCACCCGGCACCATCAACCCGGAACTGCAGGTGCGCGGAATCGGTGATGAGCACGTCATCGACGTGCGCCCGGCGGACCTGCTCAAGCCCGAGATGGACCGGCTGCGCAATGAAATCGGCAATCTTGCCAAGAGCGAAGAAGATGTACTGACCTTCGCCATGTTCCCGGATATCGGGCGCAAGTTTCTCGAAGAACGCGCCGCCGGCACCTTGGAGCCGGAAGTGCTGCTGCCGATTCCGGATGGCGACAGCAAGCCCGCTGCCGCCGAAGGCGTGGCCACCGAGTTCATGATTGACGTGCACGGTGAAAGTTACCGTATCGATATCACCGGTGTGGGCGTCAAAGGGGACGGCACTCGCCATTTCTACCTCAGCGTGGATGGCATGCCGGAAGAAGTCGTTCTCGAAGAGCTCAATCAATTCGTCGGTGGCGCCGGTGGCAAGGCCCGTCAGCATGCGACCAAACCCGGTCACGTCACCACCAGCATGCCCGGCAACGTGGTCGATGTGCTGGTGGCCGAAGGCGACAAGGTCAAGGCCGGTCAGGCGGTGCTGATCAGCGAAGCGATGAAAATGGAAAGCGAAATCCAGGCAGCAATCAACGGTACTGTGAAAGCCGTGCATGTCGCCAAGGGTGATCGCGTCAATCCAGGTGAGATATTGATCGAGATCGAGGCCTGA
- a CDS encoding carbonic anhydrase produces MPYKKLKSADDAIQQIVDGYKHFHEEVYPQQEELFRKLAFEQTPKAMFITCADSRVVPELITQSSPGDLFVTRNVGNVVPPYGQMLGGVSTAIEYAVVALGVKHVIICGHSDCGAMKAVLDPAQLKGMPTVKSWLQHSEVAKIVVQENCGCADHTTLGILTEENVVAQLGHLATHPSVASRLARGDLFIHGWVYDIETSQIRAYDTEKGEFRRIGDGPLPMATPRPRY; encoded by the coding sequence ATGCCCTATAAAAAACTGAAGAGTGCTGACGATGCCATTCAACAGATCGTTGATGGTTACAAGCACTTCCATGAAGAGGTGTATCCCCAGCAGGAAGAGTTATTCCGGAAACTGGCCTTCGAGCAGACCCCCAAGGCCATGTTCATTACCTGCGCCGACTCCCGCGTTGTGCCCGAGCTGATCACCCAGAGCTCGCCAGGCGACCTGTTCGTCACCCGCAACGTCGGTAATGTGGTACCACCCTACGGCCAGATGCTCGGCGGTGTCTCCACTGCCATCGAATATGCCGTGGTAGCCCTGGGTGTGAAACACGTGATTATCTGCGGTCATTCCGACTGCGGCGCCATGAAAGCCGTGCTTGACCCAGCCCAGTTGAAGGGAATGCCCACGGTAAAATCCTGGCTGCAGCATTCGGAAGTCGCCAAGATAGTGGTGCAGGAAAACTGTGGCTGCGCCGATCACACTACCCTCGGCATCCTTACCGAGGAGAACGTGGTTGCCCAACTCGGTCACCTGGCCACCCATCCTTCGGTTGCTTCACGTCTGGCCCGCGGCGATCTGTTCATCCACGGTTGGGTTTACGATATCGAAACCAGCCAGATCCGCGCCTACGATACCGAGAAGGGCGAATTCCGCCGCATCGGTGATGGTCCGCTGCCGATGGCGACGCCCAGACCACGCTACTAG
- a CDS encoding tetratricopeptide repeat-containing response regulator, with translation MAANRRSIEPGRDMIEYNTKRFLIVDDFTDFRSALTGMLRQLGVADVDAAVSGEEALALCRKKSYDVILHDYNLGKGKNGQQVLEELHHDQLISPHCIFIIISAESSQAMVMAALECEPDSYLTKPFNLASLQQRLDKLIAMKTALRPVLEAEIRGEHVAVLEACAKIIAAHPRYAPQCRRHQVSALAALGRQPDQERLLQSLVSERPLPWALVALADLWRETGKLDKAHALYQDGIRQFPMIPALYDGLAATELARGNLEEAQQHLQHGLRVSPNSLQRQERMGQIAQRNNDHEQATRAFRHAVDLGRNSLFRNPENHLSLASSLTAQAGDTVLGPRALAEVHQTLSELDKTWRSDPALSVRSRLQQASTLDKAGQVAQAYKLAEQVASEIAELDSFFAADVALQAAQQLRGLGQAQQADGVLATCAEMYGDDPAVLANIARHTDNPDILAAGSQALEWNRQAIQFYQQKNYSKALELFRQALASQPRNISFALNTAQSLLRLVVASPKPELLAECERCLQQAATMPTNDHRRERYRKLRERLEQL, from the coding sequence ATGGCTGCCAACAGGCGCAGCATCGAACCGGGCCGCGACATGATCGAATACAACACCAAGCGTTTTCTCATAGTGGATGACTTCACCGACTTCCGTTCGGCGCTCACCGGTATGCTCCGCCAGTTGGGGGTTGCCGATGTCGATGCTGCGGTCAGTGGTGAGGAAGCCCTGGCTCTGTGCAGGAAGAAGAGTTATGACGTCATCCTGCATGACTACAATCTTGGCAAGGGTAAGAACGGCCAGCAGGTGCTGGAAGAGTTGCATCACGACCAACTGATCAGCCCACATTGCATATTCATCATCATTTCCGCAGAAAGCAGCCAGGCCATGGTCATGGCCGCGCTGGAATGCGAGCCGGACAGCTATCTGACCAAACCCTTCAATCTGGCCAGTCTGCAGCAGCGGCTGGACAAGTTGATCGCCATGAAGACCGCGCTCAGGCCGGTGTTGGAGGCTGAAATTCGGGGTGAGCATGTGGCGGTGCTTGAGGCCTGCGCCAAGATCATCGCCGCGCATCCACGTTATGCTCCACAATGCCGGCGCCATCAGGTTTCTGCGCTGGCAGCGCTGGGCCGGCAGCCGGACCAGGAGCGTCTGTTGCAATCGTTGGTCAGCGAGCGGCCATTACCTTGGGCGCTGGTAGCCCTGGCAGATCTCTGGCGGGAAACCGGTAAGCTGGATAAGGCGCACGCGCTGTACCAGGACGGCATCCGTCAGTTTCCGATGATTCCGGCGTTATATGACGGGCTGGCTGCTACCGAGCTGGCCCGCGGCAACCTGGAGGAAGCGCAGCAACATCTGCAGCATGGGCTGCGCGTCTCGCCCAACTCGCTGCAGCGTCAGGAGCGCATGGGCCAGATCGCCCAGCGCAACAATGATCACGAACAGGCCACACGCGCCTTCCGCCATGCTGTGGACCTGGGGCGCAATTCGCTGTTTCGCAATCCCGAGAACCACTTGAGTCTCGCCTCCAGCCTGACTGCCCAGGCCGGCGATACCGTGCTTGGCCCAAGGGCGCTGGCGGAGGTTCACCAGACGCTGAGCGAGCTGGACAAGACCTGGCGTAGTGATCCTGCCCTGTCGGTACGCTCGCGGCTGCAGCAGGCGAGTACTCTGGACAAGGCCGGGCAGGTAGCCCAGGCATACAAGTTGGCGGAACAGGTGGCGAGCGAGATCGCCGAGCTGGATAGTTTCTTTGCCGCCGACGTGGCACTGCAGGCCGCGCAGCAACTACGTGGCTTGGGCCAGGCTCAGCAAGCCGACGGGGTGCTGGCCACCTGTGCGGAAATGTATGGAGACGACCCCGCGGTATTGGCCAATATCGCTCGGCATACCGATAACCCGGACATTCTCGCCGCAGGCTCGCAGGCCCTGGAATGGAATCGTCAGGCCATCCAGTTCTATCAGCAGAAGAACTACTCCAAGGCACTGGAGCTGTTCCGCCAAGCCTTGGCCAGCCAGCCGCGCAATATCAGCTTCGCCCTGAACACGGCCCAGTCGCTGCTGCGCCTGGTTGTTGCCAGCCCCAAGCCGGAACTGCTGGCCGAGTGCGAGCGCTGCCTGCAACAAGCCGCCACCATGCCCACCAACGATCACCGCCGCGAGCGTTACCGTAAACTTCGCGAGCGGCTGGAGCAGCTATGA
- a CDS encoding sensor histidine kinase: MNNNDHEGLDFSTVLASTVHDMKNSLALLMQSWSQWVERLPPELAQSGERGVIEYESLRLNGMLMQMLGLYKLQINALPLHPDWVEVDDLLQAQLARHAEILQARDISSSYSIDDAELLHFMDAELIGSVIANVINNSIRYTRSAIHLHAALEDDLLMISVSDDGSGYPADMLGRYSTGTRDADVSNGSTGLGLYFGQCIARLHQREGRQGYIELSNDGRLGGGEFRLYLP; the protein is encoded by the coding sequence ATGAACAACAATGACCATGAGGGTCTGGACTTCTCCACGGTGCTGGCCTCCACCGTCCACGACATGAAAAACTCCCTGGCCCTGCTGATGCAGAGCTGGAGCCAGTGGGTCGAGCGCTTGCCGCCGGAGCTGGCGCAATCTGGCGAACGTGGCGTGATCGAATATGAGTCGCTGCGGCTCAACGGCATGCTCATGCAGATGCTCGGGTTGTATAAACTACAGATCAACGCCCTGCCGCTACACCCCGACTGGGTGGAAGTTGACGATCTGTTGCAGGCGCAGCTGGCGCGCCATGCGGAGATTCTGCAGGCGCGCGATATCAGCAGCAGCTACAGCATCGATGATGCTGAACTGTTGCACTTCATGGATGCGGAACTGATCGGCTCGGTGATCGCCAATGTCATCAACAACTCGATCCGTTACACGCGCTCGGCCATCCATCTGCACGCCGCGCTGGAGGATGATCTGCTGATGATTTCGGTGAGCGATGACGGCAGCGGCTATCCCGCCGACATGCTGGGCCGCTACAGCACCGGCACCCGCGATGCGGACGTCAGCAACGGCAGCACGGGATTGGGCCTGTATTTTGGTCAATGCATCGCCAGATTGCATCAGCGCGAAGGCCGCCAGGGGTATATAGAGCTGAGCAACGACGGACGGCTTGGCGGCGGCGAGTTCCGTCTGTACCTTCCCTGA
- a CDS encoding long-chain-fatty-acid--CoA ligase, with amino-acid sequence MFDRHYAAWPDLVPHFLDLPATSLYSNLSVSALRYPTHPAIIYYGTPLTYTELERQAEALAGYMQRAGVKAGDRVLLYMQNSPQFVIGFYAILRANAVVVPVNPMNRQAELEYLIADTEAEVALCGRELLDNISGLVESTGLREVVVSAYGEYVLEPTDLDLPEAVTLSSDIPDIQGLTGWQQALTAAYEPGPLTAGPNDLCVIPYSSGTTGNPKGCVHTHHSAMATTVYCSVWGNAQHNSVQLVSVPMFHVTGMQVCMNAAIYLGSTQVIMTRWDRRTAAKLIERHGITSWRNIPTMVVDLLSDPDIDQYDISSLKAIGGGGAAMPAAIAAKLENRLGLRYSEGYGLSETLSATHMNPPQAPKPQCLGIPIIGVDSRIIDVDSLQEVGVGKVGEIVLQGEQLFQGYWRRPEATEEAFLELDGKRFFRTGDLAYYDEEGYFFLVDRVKRMINASGYKVWPAEVESLLYGHPAVQEVCVISVPDERRGETVKAVVVLAAGQADTSAEDIISWCQTNMSAYKCPKLVQFTDALPKSPAGKIMWRALQEQEWAES; translated from the coding sequence ATGTTTGATCGTCATTACGCCGCCTGGCCTGATCTGGTACCGCATTTTCTGGATCTACCGGCCACCAGTCTGTACTCCAACCTGAGCGTTTCTGCGCTGCGCTATCCGACGCACCCGGCCATCATCTATTACGGCACACCGCTGACCTATACCGAGCTTGAGCGTCAGGCCGAGGCGCTGGCCGGTTATATGCAACGTGCTGGCGTAAAAGCGGGTGACCGTGTCTTGCTGTATATGCAGAACAGTCCGCAATTCGTTATCGGCTTCTACGCCATTCTGCGTGCCAATGCGGTGGTGGTGCCGGTCAACCCGATGAATCGCCAGGCCGAACTGGAATATCTGATCGCCGACACCGAGGCGGAAGTCGCTCTGTGTGGCCGCGAATTGCTGGATAACATCAGCGGACTGGTCGAAAGCACCGGGCTGCGTGAAGTGGTGGTCAGCGCCTACGGCGAATATGTGCTTGAGCCCACTGACCTGGACCTGCCGGAAGCCGTGACCCTGTCCAGCGATATCCCGGATATCCAAGGCCTGACTGGCTGGCAACAGGCACTCACCGCAGCCTACGAGCCGGGCCCATTGACCGCAGGCCCGAATGATCTCTGTGTGATTCCCTATAGCTCCGGTACCACCGGCAATCCCAAAGGCTGCGTACACACCCACCACAGCGCCATGGCCACCACGGTGTATTGCTCGGTGTGGGGTAATGCTCAGCACAACAGTGTGCAGTTGGTGTCGGTACCGATGTTCCATGTCACTGGCATGCAGGTCTGCATGAACGCAGCCATCTATCTGGGTTCGACCCAAGTCATCATGACCCGCTGGGACCGCCGCACCGCTGCGAAGCTGATCGAGCGTCACGGCATCACCTCCTGGCGCAATATTCCGACCATGGTGGTGGACCTGCTCTCCGATCCGGATATCGACCAGTACGATATCAGTAGTTTGAAAGCCATCGGTGGCGGCGGTGCGGCGATGCCGGCAGCCATAGCAGCCAAACTGGAAAACAGGCTGGGTCTGCGCTACTCGGAAGGCTATGGCCTGTCGGAAACCCTCAGCGCCACCCACATGAACCCGCCACAGGCACCCAAGCCACAATGCCTGGGTATCCCGATCATTGGCGTGGATTCACGAATTATCGATGTGGACAGCCTTCAGGAAGTCGGCGTGGGCAAGGTCGGTGAAATCGTCCTGCAAGGTGAGCAGTTATTCCAAGGCTATTGGCGCCGCCCCGAAGCCACAGAAGAAGCCTTTCTGGAGCTGGACGGCAAGCGCTTCTTCCGCACCGGTGATCTGGCCTATTACGACGAAGAAGGCTATTTCTTTCTGGTCGACCGGGTCAAACGGATGATCAACGCGTCCGGTTACAAGGTCTGGCCAGCGGAGGTGGAATCCCTGCTTTACGGCCATCCCGCTGTGCAGGAAGTCTGTGTGATCTCGGTGCCGGATGAACGCCGCGGGGAAACGGTCAAGGCGGTGGTGGTGCTGGCTGCGGGACAGGCCGACACCAGTGCTGAGGACATCATCAGTTGGTGCCAGACCAACATGTCAGCCTACAAATGCCCGAAATTGGTGCAGTTCACCGACGCCCTGCCCAAATCCCCCGCCGGCAAGATCATGTGGCGGGCATTGCAGGAACAGGAGTGGGCCGAGAGCTGA
- a CDS encoding IS5 family transposase produces the protein MKQMSFADAEYAGKRKQTRRERFLLEMDQVVPWKPLLALIEPHYPKGEGGRPAYPLDAMLRVHLMQNWFGYSDPAMEEALYETTILRLFAGLQLDRIPDETTILKFRRLLERYGLSTALFEVVNRYLGEHGLMLRHGTVVDATIIHAPSSTKNKEGKRDPEMHQTKKGNQYYFGMKAHIGVDAESGLVHSLVGTAANAGDVTQVDKLLHGEETHVCGDAGYTGVQKRDEHKGRKQVVWSIAMRPGKLKTLSKTKLIEKGLRRIERAKASTRAKVEHPFRVIKCQFGFTKVRYKGLAKNTAQLHTLFALANLWMARKQLLSAG, from the coding sequence ATGAAACAGATGAGCTTTGCAGACGCCGAATACGCTGGTAAACGTAAGCAGACCCGCCGTGAGCGCTTTCTGCTGGAAATGGATCAAGTGGTTCCCTGGAAGCCATTGCTGGCGCTGATCGAGCCGCACTATCCCAAGGGCGAAGGTGGTCGACCTGCTTACCCGCTCGACGCGATGCTGCGAGTTCATCTGATGCAGAACTGGTTTGGGTACAGCGATCCAGCGATGGAAGAAGCGCTGTATGAAACCACCATCTTGCGACTCTTCGCGGGCCTTCAACTTGATCGCATTCCGGATGAAACCACTATTCTCAAATTCCGTCGGCTGCTGGAACGCTACGGCCTGTCCACGGCGTTGTTCGAAGTGGTCAATCGTTACCTGGGTGAGCACGGGCTAATGCTGCGCCACGGCACCGTGGTCGATGCAACCATCATTCATGCACCCAGTTCGACCAAGAACAAAGAAGGTAAGCGCGATCCCGAGATGCATCAGACCAAGAAGGGTAACCAGTATTATTTTGGCATGAAGGCCCACATTGGCGTTGATGCTGAGTCAGGGCTGGTTCACAGTCTCGTGGGGACGGCGGCCAATGCGGGCGATGTTACTCAGGTAGACAAGCTTCTGCATGGCGAAGAAACCCATGTATGCGGTGACGCCGGCTATACCGGCGTTCAGAAACGGGATGAACACAAAGGGCGCAAGCAGGTGGTCTGGTCGATTGCGATGCGCCCAGGCAAGCTCAAGACATTGAGCAAAACCAAGCTGATCGAGAAAGGCTTGCGCCGAATCGAGCGGGCCAAAGCCAGTACACGAGCCAAGGTCGAGCATCCGTTTCGAGTGATCAAATGCCAGTTCGGATTCACCAAGGTGCGCTACAAGGGCCTGGCGAAGAACACGGCCCAGTTGCATACCTTGTTCGCCCTGGCCAACCTATGGATGGCCCGAAAACAGCTGTTAAGTGCAGGATAA
- the purE gene encoding 5-(carboxyamino)imidazole ribonucleotide mutase, translated as MTALVGVIMGSKSDWSTMSHTADMLEQLGIPFEVKVVSAHRTPDLLFDYAEQADGRGIEVIIAGAGGAAHLPGMCAAKTHLPVLGVPVQSSMLSGVDSLLSIVQMPGGVPVGTLSIGKAGAINAALLSASILGAKHPQYHQALKDFRTQQTDTVLDNPDPRQA; from the coding sequence ATGACCGCACTGGTTGGCGTGATCATGGGCTCCAAGTCCGACTGGTCTACCATGAGCCACACGGCAGACATGCTGGAGCAGTTGGGCATCCCCTTTGAAGTGAAGGTGGTCTCCGCACACCGCACTCCCGACCTGCTGTTCGACTATGCTGAACAGGCGGACGGTCGGGGCATCGAGGTGATCATTGCCGGTGCCGGTGGCGCAGCCCACCTGCCGGGTATGTGTGCGGCCAAGACCCACCTGCCGGTGCTGGGCGTGCCGGTGCAATCGTCCATGCTCTCGGGCGTCGACTCGTTGCTGTCCATCGTGCAGATGCCCGGCGGTGTGCCGGTGGGTACACTGTCGATCGGCAAGGCCGGTGCAATCAATGCGGCGTTGCTGTCAGCCAGCATTCTGGGCGCCAAACATCCGCAGTATCATCAGGCGTTGAAGGATTTCCGTACCCAGCAGACCGATACCGTGCTGGATAATCCGGACCCACGTCAGGCTTGA
- a CDS encoding 5-(carboxyamino)imidazole ribonucleotide synthase, whose product MKIGIIGGGQLGRMLALAGTPLGQQFAFLDPAPDACAAALGEHLCAAYDDREQLRQLAEDANVVTFEFESVPAETVAFLEQYVPVFPNAESLRIARDRWFEKSMFLELGIPTPEFADIQSQTDLDAAVERIGLPAVMKTRTLGYDGKGQKLLRQPEDVTGAFAELGNVPCILEGFVPFTGEVSLIAVRGRDGDTCFYPLVHNTHEQGILRLSVASTAHPLQIQAENYAGRVLDKLNYVGVLAFEFFEVDGGLKANEIAPRVHNSGHWTIEGAECSQFENHLRAIAGLPLGATDKIGESAMLNFIGEVPPVAKVTAIADCHLHHYGKAFKPGRKVGHATLRCADAAVLQSRIAQVQALID is encoded by the coding sequence ATGAAGATCGGCATCATCGGTGGTGGTCAACTCGGACGCATGCTGGCCCTGGCCGGCACGCCGCTGGGTCAGCAATTCGCCTTTCTCGATCCGGCACCCGACGCCTGCGCGGCGGCGCTGGGCGAACATCTGTGCGCCGCCTATGACGACCGCGAGCAGCTGCGTCAGTTGGCGGAAGACGCCAATGTGGTGACCTTCGAGTTTGAAAGCGTCCCGGCCGAAACGGTGGCTTTCCTGGAGCAGTATGTGCCGGTATTCCCCAATGCCGAATCGCTGCGCATTGCCCGAGATCGCTGGTTCGAGAAGTCCATGTTTCTGGAACTGGGCATTCCCACTCCTGAATTCGCTGATATCCAGTCCCAGACCGATCTGGATGCGGCCGTCGAGCGAATCGGCCTGCCCGCCGTAATGAAAACCCGCACCCTGGGTTACGATGGTAAGGGCCAGAAACTGCTGCGCCAGCCGGAAGACGTGACTGGCGCCTTCGCCGAACTGGGCAATGTGCCCTGCATCCTGGAAGGCTTCGTGCCCTTCACCGGCGAAGTCTCATTGATTGCAGTACGCGGCCGCGATGGCGACACCTGCTTTTATCCATTGGTGCACAATACCCATGAGCAGGGCATCCTGCGTCTGTCAGTAGCCAGCACTGCCCACCCACTGCAAATCCAGGCCGAGAACTATGCCGGCCGCGTGCTGGACAAGCTGAATTACGTCGGCGTGCTGGCTTTCGAGTTCTTCGAGGTGGATGGCGGTCTCAAGGCCAACGAGATTGCCCCGCGTGTGCATAACTCTGGTCACTGGACCATCGAAGGCGCCGAGTGCAGCCAGTTCGAGAACCATCTGCGGGCCATTGCCGGATTGCCGCTGGGCGCCACCGACAAGATCGGTGAAAGCGCTATGCTCAATTTTATAGGTGAAGTCCCGCCGGTGGCCAAGGTCACGGCTATTGCTGATTGCCACCTGCACCATTACGGCAAGGCCTTCAAACCCGGGCGCAAGGTCGGACACGCCACTCTGCGTTGCGCCGATGCGGCGGTGCTGCAATCACGTATCGCCCAGGTCCAGGCCCTGATCGACTGA
- a CDS encoding DUF3299 domain-containing protein: MLRLLITLLLLCPALILASPREVDWLDLLPEEDYQAMLDMPEISHDWGAEAPGDFSSSLRSPDRNLPEVMYSTRVVNEMDGQHIELGGYPVPLETDEQGRYISFFLVPYPGACIHVPPPPPNQIVLVDYPAGIAIADIYQPLLLTGVLQIAQTSNELADASYRLQADNVENYPYE, encoded by the coding sequence ATGTTGCGTCTGCTGATTACTCTGCTACTGCTTTGTCCCGCTCTGATTCTGGCCTCACCGCGAGAGGTGGACTGGCTCGACCTGCTGCCCGAAGAAGACTACCAGGCCATGCTCGACATGCCCGAAATCAGCCATGATTGGGGCGCCGAGGCCCCTGGTGACTTCTCCAGTAGTTTGCGCTCACCTGACCGCAACCTGCCCGAGGTCATGTACTCCACTCGCGTGGTCAATGAGATGGACGGGCAGCATATCGAGCTGGGCGGCTATCCGGTCCCCCTGGAAACCGACGAGCAAGGCCGCTATATCAGTTTCTTCCTGGTGCCTTACCCCGGCGCCTGCATCCATGTGCCTCCGCCCCCGCCGAACCAGATCGTTCTGGTTGACTATCCTGCCGGCATCGCCATCGCCGATATCTACCAGCCTTTGCTGCTGACCGGGGTATTGCAGATAGCGCAAACCAGCAATGAACTGGCTGATGCCAGCTATCGGCTACAGGCTGACAACGTGGAAAATTACCCTTACGAATAG
- a CDS encoding alpha/beta hydrolase: MGVLGVLALVLLAGWYARNWLLSRQVPQRQQVHMDAEVYRAGEAFVIRRRAQNPSCSVVVMHGFLENPLYFTRYYDDPAIELIMVTCAGYHLPLRAPLFQQPPWNASATMATGTIASDAQVLNLALEHLISMPNVRVHGHSRGGAVTLEAARQRPDLFESVEVLLEAPVLPQGQPYRPPSRIVHWLMPLVHLLWQRKPSRMLSSPIWGPLNDAAKRELITAMPFNPRRSQVLMTNVEDIGDWMNTTGPDIYRHVKRGAVLVPGKDRVLDCNAMLDSARQAENLQIIEVPEGSHFVLLDNPEAIPPLLRN; this comes from the coding sequence ATGGGCGTTCTAGGAGTGCTGGCACTGGTATTGCTGGCAGGTTGGTATGCCCGCAACTGGTTGCTTAGTCGGCAGGTGCCGCAACGACAACAGGTGCACATGGATGCCGAGGTCTACCGTGCAGGCGAGGCCTTTGTTATTCGCCGCCGAGCTCAGAATCCGTCCTGTTCTGTTGTGGTCATGCACGGCTTTCTGGAAAACCCGCTGTATTTCACCCGTTATTACGATGACCCCGCTATCGAGCTGATCATGGTCACCTGTGCAGGCTATCATCTGCCACTTCGTGCACCGCTTTTTCAACAACCTCCCTGGAACGCCTCGGCAACCATGGCCACAGGGACTATCGCCAGCGATGCACAGGTATTGAATCTGGCCCTGGAGCACTTGATCAGCATGCCCAATGTGCGAGTGCATGGTCATTCCCGAGGCGGCGCCGTCACTCTCGAAGCAGCACGGCAGCGACCCGACCTGTTCGAATCGGTCGAAGTATTACTGGAGGCCCCCGTATTACCTCAGGGCCAGCCATATCGACCACCGTCTCGCATTGTCCATTGGCTGATGCCGCTGGTTCATCTACTATGGCAGCGCAAGCCGAGCAGGATGTTGTCCAGCCCCATATGGGGCCCGTTGAATGATGCCGCCAAGCGCGAGTTGATCACGGCTATGCCGTTCAATCCACGGCGCAGCCAGGTGTTGATGACCAATGTCGAGGATATCGGTGACTGGATGAACACCACCGGGCCGGATATCTATCGTCACGTCAAACGCGGAGCGGTGTTGGTACCCGGCAAGGATCGTGTACTGGACTGCAATGCCATGTTGGACAGCGCCCGGCAGGCCGAGAACCTGCAGATAATTGAAGTGCCTGAGGGCAGTCACTTTGTATTGCTGGATAACCCTGAGGCAATACCACCGTTACTCCGGAACTGA